From a single Collimonas pratensis genomic region:
- the wecB gene encoding non-hydrolyzing UDP-N-acetylglucosamine 2-epimerase, translating into MKVLSIFGTRPEAVKMAPVVRALACEADIESLVCVTGQHRLMLQQVLDLFDIKVDYSLDVMQPDQTLNGLSARLLGLLDPVLEAARPDRILVHGDTTTAMIAALAAFHRRIPVAHVEAGLRTGDLSQPWPEEMNRRYVDVVSDLLLAPTAMAKSNLEAEYLAGRVVVTGNTVIDALRLTVESIAFDHKLRDRLDAHFPYLRADKKLLLVTGHRRENFGPGFAEICDALATLSRRPDIQIVYPVHLNPNVQGPVQAALAQLPNIHLIEPLDYLLFVRLMQRAHVILTDSGGVQEEAPSLGKPVLVMRNVTERPEAVAAGTVQLVGTDSARIIAAVTQLYEDDAVWQCTTQRLNPYGDGHAAERIASVLCGREIDEFGMVKIEPLEKARLVAKIFQKI; encoded by the coding sequence GTGAAAGTTCTGTCTATCTTTGGCACCCGCCCGGAGGCCGTGAAAATGGCGCCGGTGGTGCGCGCGCTTGCCTGCGAAGCGGACATCGAGTCGCTGGTGTGCGTCACCGGCCAGCACCGGCTGATGTTGCAGCAGGTGCTGGACCTGTTCGACATCAAAGTCGATTACAGCCTCGACGTCATGCAGCCAGACCAGACCCTGAACGGCCTGAGCGCACGCCTGCTCGGCTTGCTCGATCCAGTGCTCGAGGCTGCCCGGCCGGACCGCATCCTGGTGCACGGCGACACCACCACCGCCATGATCGCCGCCCTCGCCGCTTTCCATCGGCGCATCCCGGTGGCCCATGTGGAAGCAGGCTTGCGTACCGGCGACCTGAGCCAGCCCTGGCCCGAAGAAATGAACCGGCGCTATGTCGATGTGGTGAGCGACCTGCTGTTGGCGCCCACCGCCATGGCCAAGAGCAACCTGGAGGCGGAATACCTCGCCGGCCGCGTGGTTGTCACCGGCAACACGGTCATCGATGCGCTGCGGCTGACCGTCGAATCGATCGCCTTCGACCACAAGCTGCGCGATCGCCTGGACGCCCATTTCCCTTACCTGCGCGCCGATAAAAAGCTGTTGCTGGTAACCGGCCACCGGCGCGAAAATTTCGGCCCGGGTTTCGCCGAAATCTGCGACGCGCTGGCGACACTGTCGCGCCGTCCGGACATCCAGATTGTCTATCCGGTGCACCTCAATCCGAACGTCCAGGGCCCGGTGCAGGCCGCGCTGGCGCAACTGCCGAATATCCATCTGATCGAACCGCTGGACTATCTGCTGTTTGTGCGGCTGATGCAGCGTGCGCACGTGATCCTGACCGATTCCGGCGGCGTCCAGGAAGAGGCGCCGTCGCTGGGCAAGCCGGTGCTGGTGATGCGCAACGTTACGGAACGGCCGGAAGCGGTGGCCGCCGGCACCGTGCAGCTGGTCGGCACCGATTCGGCACGCATCATCGCCGCGGTAACCCAGCTGTACGAGGATGACGCCGTCTGGCAGTGCACGACGCAACGCCTCAATCCCTATGGCGACGGCCACGCCGCGGAGCGCATCGCCAGCGTGCTGTGCGGCAGGGAAATCGATGAGTTTGGCATGGTAAAAATTGAACCATTGGAAAAAGCACGCCTGGTCGCGAAGATCTTTCAAAAAATCTAG
- a CDS encoding glycosyltransferase family 2 protein, whose translation MAFNIRTAGLDLMTAILAAIICLLVIYTVRHYLFTLNRLFGRQRQPYLDIEQATWPAVVVCVAAHNEERVIADALNALLEVDYPRDKLIIMPVNDRSTDGTHAIIDRIAAAHPGRFTLFHRDSGRPGKAAALRDATARIAAEIIIVFDADYLPARGLIKQLVAPFFDPEVGAIMGRVVPLNAGANLLTRLLDLERAGGYQVDQAARMNLGLVPQYGGTVGGVRRCALEEIGGWNSDMLAEDTDVTFRLLQHGWKTVYQNRSECYEEVPEVWPVRIRQISRWSRGHNQVMGRNLMQLLKNPRISLRERADGVLLLCVFIMPPLLVIGWSITVIQFFMTSHQWLFGWLVLSGMVAYGAFGTNAAFFEMAAATYLDGNRNRIRLLPLNIFGFLVSLVAISCAAFSQCMDALRKRELVWHKTERFRLTPAAPAPELPLPSDSGLPGLAAEVS comes from the coding sequence ATGGCATTCAATATCCGCACAGCAGGCCTGGACCTGATGACCGCCATCCTGGCCGCCATCATATGCCTGCTGGTGATCTATACCGTGCGCCACTACCTGTTCACCCTGAACCGCCTGTTCGGACGCCAGCGCCAGCCCTATCTCGACATCGAACAGGCAACCTGGCCGGCAGTCGTGGTGTGCGTCGCCGCCCACAATGAAGAACGGGTCATCGCGGATGCTCTGAACGCCCTGCTGGAAGTCGACTATCCGCGCGACAAGCTGATCATCATGCCGGTCAACGACCGCTCGACCGACGGCACCCACGCCATTATCGACCGCATCGCCGCCGCCCATCCCGGCCGCTTCACCCTGTTCCACCGCGACAGCGGACGGCCCGGCAAGGCAGCGGCATTGCGCGACGCCACCGCCAGGATCGCGGCCGAGATCATCATCGTCTTCGACGCCGACTATCTGCCCGCGCGCGGCCTGATCAAACAGCTGGTGGCGCCGTTTTTCGATCCCGAAGTAGGCGCCATCATGGGCCGCGTAGTACCTCTCAATGCCGGCGCCAACCTGCTCACCCGCTTGCTCGACCTGGAACGGGCCGGCGGCTACCAGGTTGACCAGGCGGCGCGCATGAACCTGGGGCTGGTGCCGCAGTACGGCGGCACGGTGGGCGGCGTGAGGCGTTGCGCGCTGGAAGAAATCGGCGGCTGGAACAGCGACATGCTGGCGGAAGACACCGATGTCACTTTCCGCCTGCTGCAGCACGGCTGGAAGACGGTGTACCAGAACCGCTCGGAATGCTACGAAGAAGTACCCGAGGTGTGGCCGGTGCGGATCCGCCAGATCAGCAGATGGTCGCGCGGACACAACCAGGTCATGGGCCGCAACCTGATGCAGCTGCTGAAGAATCCGCGCATCAGCCTGCGCGAAAGGGCCGACGGCGTGCTGCTGCTGTGCGTATTCATCATGCCGCCCTTGCTGGTGATCGGCTGGAGCATCACCGTCATCCAGTTTTTCATGACCTCGCACCAGTGGCTGTTCGGCTGGCTGGTCTTGAGCGGCATGGTGGCATATGGCGCTTTTGGCACCAATGCGGCTTTTTTCGAAATGGCGGCCGCCACTTACCTGGACGGCAACCGCAACCGCATCCGCTTGCTGCCGCTGAATATCTTCGGCTTCCTGGTCAGCCTGGTGGCGATTTCCTGCGCCGCCTTCAGCCAGTGCATGGATGCGCTGCGCAAGCGCGAGCTGGTGTGGCACAAAACCGAACGCTTCAGGCTGACGCCGGCAGCACCTGCCCCGGAACTGCCGCTGCCGAGCGACAGTGGGCTGCCAGGCCTGGCGGCCGAGGTGTCCTGA
- a CDS encoding 2-hydroxyacid dehydrogenase, whose protein sequence is MLSTLLILNPLSEQSLQRIKQVWQIVYAPTAAQRSEAIAGHAQQIRAVLTIGSIGLSAQDIAALPQLELICALGAGFENIDLAAARERGITVANGAGTNDACVADHAMGLLLATVRGIPQLGVALHQGIWRDALPLPPSVSGKRLGIVGLGTIGKQIARRAAGFDMAIGYHNRAQRDDLPFTYFATLLALAEWADFLVIATPGGAGTRHMVSTAVLDALGPQGFIVNIARGSVIDTAALAQALREGRLGGAGLDVYESEPLPPAALLDLPNAVLTPHVAGWSPESVAETVRLFLENSQRHFSGQPVLTPV, encoded by the coding sequence ATGCTTTCCACTCTCCTGATTCTCAATCCTTTGTCTGAACAAAGCCTGCAGCGCATCAAGCAAGTCTGGCAGATTGTGTATGCGCCCACGGCCGCCCAGCGCAGCGAGGCCATCGCCGGCCATGCGCAGCAGATACGGGCGGTGCTAACCATCGGTTCGATCGGCCTGTCGGCGCAGGATATCGCAGCCTTGCCTCAGCTCGAATTGATTTGCGCGCTCGGCGCCGGTTTTGAAAACATCGATCTGGCCGCTGCACGCGAACGCGGCATCACGGTCGCCAACGGCGCCGGCACCAACGACGCTTGCGTTGCCGACCACGCCATGGGCCTGCTGCTGGCAACGGTGCGCGGCATTCCGCAACTGGGCGTGGCGCTGCACCAGGGCATCTGGCGCGATGCGCTGCCTTTGCCGCCCAGCGTCTCCGGCAAGCGCCTGGGGATCGTCGGGCTGGGTACCATCGGCAAGCAGATCGCGCGCCGCGCTGCCGGTTTCGACATGGCTATCGGCTATCACAATCGTGCGCAGCGCGATGATCTGCCGTTCACTTATTTTGCTACGCTGCTGGCCCTGGCCGAATGGGCGGATTTCCTGGTGATCGCCACCCCGGGCGGCGCCGGCACCCGCCATATGGTGAGCACGGCAGTGCTGGATGCCTTGGGGCCGCAGGGCTTCATCGTCAATATCGCGCGCGGCAGCGTGATCGACACCGCTGCGCTGGCGCAAGCGTTGCGCGAGGGCCGGCTCGGCGGCGCCGGTCTCGACGTCTATGAAAGCGAACCGTTGCCGCCGGCGGCATTGCTGGATTTGCCGAATGCCGTGCTGACGCCGCATGTGGCCGGCTGGTCGCCAGAATCGGTGGCGGAAACCGTGCGCCTGTTCCTGGAAAACAGCCAGCGCCATTTTTCCGGACAGCCGGTATTGACGCCGGTCTGA
- a CDS encoding YaiO family outer membrane beta-barrel protein produces the protein MKTALATLGLSFGCAALPASASADESTDIQVPTLQHARLMPLMNSAPALVTAPVPAPAAVPVALLPPAAPLAASAATAPASPAAPTAPAAPAAPTIRAAPAPPNAMPATAVDTTPAQLALAAPVDAAPVAVTPAESPAVAPPELAPESGALELVGGDGNMSNGYGHARLMSLRGMAVTSLGVVQGELTQQSRFGYSGNYGSVSLTHDFSPDYYSTVSVGTGNSPLFSSWRVDGTGYRKFGSELQYVAGIGAYYAKGNESARSDQGLLLTGIAYLPGTVIEGGVRLNWADPGRILGPSEYIAATFGNDDRRAIIVRYEHAKETYKVLPGGPELVNFKSNTVNLQWRERISRISMLLAGLEYYRSPAYDRLSFNLGWRWSFR, from the coding sequence TTGAAAACCGCACTGGCAACCCTGGGCCTGTCCTTCGGCTGCGCCGCATTGCCGGCCAGCGCATCGGCTGACGAAAGCACCGACATACAGGTGCCTACCTTGCAGCACGCGCGCCTGATGCCGCTGATGAACAGCGCGCCGGCGCTGGTTACAGCTCCGGTTCCAGCTCCTGCTGCCGTGCCGGTTGCCCTATTACCGCCGGCAGCGCCGCTTGCTGCCTCAGCGGCAACCGCGCCAGCGTCACCAGCCGCACCAACCGCACCAGCTGCACCAGCTGCACCCACAATACGTGCTGCCCCTGCCCCGCCCAATGCCATGCCAGCCACCGCGGTCGATACGACACCCGCGCAGCTGGCGCTGGCGGCGCCCGTCGATGCGGCGCCGGTTGCCGTAACGCCGGCCGAAAGCCCGGCCGTTGCGCCACCGGAATTAGCCCCGGAAAGCGGCGCCCTCGAACTGGTTGGCGGCGACGGCAACATGAGCAACGGCTATGGCCACGCGCGCCTGATGTCGCTGCGCGGCATGGCCGTGACCTCCCTTGGCGTGGTGCAAGGCGAATTGACCCAGCAATCGCGTTTCGGCTATAGCGGCAACTATGGCAGCGTCTCGCTGACCCACGATTTCTCGCCGGATTACTACAGCACTGTCAGTGTCGGCACCGGCAACAGTCCGCTGTTTTCCAGCTGGCGCGTGGATGGCACCGGCTATCGCAAGTTCGGCAGCGAACTCCAGTACGTCGCCGGCATCGGCGCCTACTACGCCAAGGGCAACGAAAGCGCGCGTTCCGATCAAGGCTTGCTGTTGACCGGCATCGCCTATCTGCCAGGCACGGTGATCGAAGGCGGCGTCCGCCTGAACTGGGCCGATCCTGGCCGCATACTGGGCCCCAGCGAGTATATCGCGGCGACTTTCGGCAATGACGACCGGCGCGCCATCATCGTCCGCTACGAGCACGCCAAGGAAACCTACAAGGTATTGCCGGGCGGCCCCGAACTGGTGAACTTCAAGAGCAATACCGTCAATCTCCAATGGCGCGAAAGAATCAGCCGCATCAGCATGCTGCTGGCAGGCCTGGAGTATTACCGCAGTCCGGCCTACGACCGGCTTTCCTTCAACTTGGGCTGGCGCTGGAGCTTCCGGTGA
- a CDS encoding tyrosine-protein phosphatase, whose amino-acid sequence MQYVSMHEAIGFDVIQNTRDLGAYQAADGRRIQARRLLRGANPGLASVADIAKLKSYQLDLVLDFRSEAEKQVAEAPFAAAFAWIADPVMVGNLSQETLLPLLRNGSAEHSRQFMLDFYRAFPVNYQAQFGRFLRLAEQGKTMLYHCTAGKDRTGFASALLLSALDVEHATIVADYLESNRHNAGASAKVLAQLFKADLAPEIMRPLLNVEAAYLEAALTVIDERYGGMAHYLRQVLDVDVERIRRNYLV is encoded by the coding sequence ATGCAGTATGTTTCAATGCACGAGGCGATCGGCTTCGACGTCATCCAGAATACCCGCGACCTCGGCGCTTACCAGGCTGCCGACGGCCGCCGCATCCAGGCGCGCAGATTGCTGCGCGGCGCCAATCCTGGCCTGGCGTCGGTGGCGGATATCGCAAAGCTCAAGAGCTACCAGCTGGATCTGGTGCTCGACTTCCGCAGCGAGGCGGAAAAACAGGTTGCCGAAGCGCCGTTTGCCGCCGCGTTCGCGTGGATCGCCGATCCGGTCATGGTGGGCAACTTGTCGCAAGAGACGCTGCTGCCGCTGCTGCGGAATGGCAGCGCCGAGCATAGCCGGCAATTCATGCTCGATTTCTATCGTGCCTTTCCAGTCAACTATCAAGCCCAGTTCGGCCGCTTCTTGCGGCTGGCCGAGCAGGGCAAGACCATGCTCTACCATTGCACTGCCGGCAAGGACCGCACCGGCTTCGCCAGCGCGCTGCTGCTGTCGGCGCTGGACGTCGAGCACGCCACCATCGTCGCCGATTATCTGGAGTCGAACCGGCACAATGCCGGCGCCAGCGCCAAGGTGCTGGCGCAGCTGTTCAAGGCCGACCTGGCGCCGGAAATCATGCGCCCCTTGCTGAACGTGGAGGCCGCCTACCTGGAGGCGGCGCTGACGGTCATCGATGAACGGTACGGCGGCATGGCGCATTACCTGCGGCAGGTGCTGGATGTCGATGTCGAACGCATCCGGCGCAACTATCTGGTCTGA
- a CDS encoding M13 family metallopeptidase, with translation MKRSLICAAVLTLVAGYTSSTASFAQTPRTVAAASVASSAKLASGIDMANADLAVRPQDDFYSYVNGSWLKKTEIPTDKSSWGAFYELRENSLTQLHTIVDAVSAEKDLQPGSNKQKIADLYASYMDEPALEKLGIKPLEGEFAKIDALKDKKQIPGLIAHLNAIGVSAPYDLGIHQDAKDSSKVIADLGQSGLGLPDRDYYLKADDAKLKDTLAKYHAHIEAMLTMSGDKAAKKNAASIVALETALAKIQWTKVELRDPVKAYNRVELDQLHTLAPHFEWDGYLAGAGLKDKVSYLVISQPTYIKGLDKILQDTPLPVWKAYFKWHVLSGYASQLSKQYVDQNFAFKGTVLRGVPQNEPRWKRGINVVEAGVGEGLGQLYVEQFFPPENKARMEKLVRNLIAAYNQSIDGLDWMGPDTKKQAQKKLSTLMLKIGYPDKWRDYSALTIKRDDLVGNTMRASEFEFKRNIDKLGKPVDRAEWGMTPQTVNAYYNPELNEIVFPAAILQPPFFNANADDAVNYGGIGAVIGHEISHGFDDQGSQYDEIGNLRDWWTKEDHEKFAVKTKALVEQYNAYSPVPGYKVNGELTLGENIADNSGLAIAYKAYHLSLDGKTPPVIDGLTGDQRLYLGWGQVWRGKVRDAQAIVYVKTDPHSPPRFRGNGTLGNQPGFYSAFDVKPGDKMYLPPEQRVIMW, from the coding sequence GTGAAACGCTCTCTCATCTGTGCAGCTGTGCTGACACTGGTTGCAGGCTATACCAGCTCCACCGCCAGTTTTGCCCAAACACCCCGTACCGTAGCGGCCGCCAGCGTGGCCAGCTCGGCCAAGCTGGCCAGCGGCATCGACATGGCGAACGCCGACCTGGCGGTGCGCCCGCAGGACGACTTCTACAGCTACGTCAATGGCAGCTGGCTGAAGAAAACCGAAATCCCGACAGACAAGTCGTCGTGGGGCGCCTTCTATGAACTGCGCGAGAACTCGCTGACCCAGCTGCACACCATCGTCGACGCCGTCAGCGCGGAAAAAGACCTGCAGCCAGGCTCCAACAAGCAAAAGATCGCCGACCTGTACGCCAGCTACATGGATGAGCCGGCGCTGGAAAAACTCGGCATCAAGCCACTCGAAGGCGAATTCGCCAAAATCGACGCCCTCAAGGACAAGAAACAGATCCCGGGCCTGATCGCCCATTTGAACGCCATCGGCGTCAGTGCGCCTTACGACCTCGGCATCCATCAGGACGCCAAGGATTCGAGCAAGGTCATCGCCGACCTCGGCCAGAGCGGCCTCGGCTTGCCTGACCGCGACTACTACCTGAAAGCCGACGACGCCAAGCTGAAAGACACGCTGGCCAAGTACCACGCCCATATCGAAGCCATGCTGACCATGTCCGGCGACAAGGCTGCCAAGAAAAACGCCGCCAGCATCGTGGCCCTGGAAACCGCGCTCGCCAAGATCCAATGGACCAAGGTCGAGCTGCGCGATCCGGTCAAGGCCTACAACCGGGTTGAACTGGATCAGCTACACACGCTGGCGCCGCACTTCGAGTGGGATGGCTACTTGGCCGGCGCCGGCCTGAAAGACAAGGTCAGCTACCTGGTGATCAGCCAGCCGACCTACATCAAGGGCCTCGACAAGATCCTGCAAGACACCCCGCTGCCAGTCTGGAAAGCGTATTTCAAATGGCATGTGCTGAGCGGCTACGCCTCCCAGCTGTCGAAACAATATGTTGACCAGAACTTCGCGTTCAAGGGCACCGTGCTGCGCGGCGTACCGCAAAACGAACCACGCTGGAAACGCGGCATCAATGTGGTCGAAGCCGGCGTTGGCGAAGGCCTGGGCCAGCTGTATGTGGAGCAGTTCTTCCCGCCGGAGAACAAGGCCCGCATGGAAAAACTGGTGCGCAACCTGATCGCTGCCTACAACCAGAGCATCGACGGCCTCGACTGGATGGGTCCGGACACCAAGAAGCAAGCGCAAAAGAAACTGTCGACCCTGATGCTGAAGATCGGCTATCCGGACAAATGGCGCGACTACTCAGCCCTGACTATCAAGCGTGACGACCTGGTCGGCAACACCATGCGTGCCAGCGAATTCGAATTCAAGCGCAATATCGACAAGCTCGGCAAGCCGGTCGACCGCGCCGAATGGGGCATGACGCCGCAGACCGTGAACGCCTACTACAACCCGGAACTCAACGAAATCGTGTTCCCGGCGGCGATCCTGCAACCGCCATTCTTCAACGCCAATGCGGATGACGCGGTCAACTACGGCGGCATCGGCGCCGTCATCGGCCACGAAATCAGCCACGGTTTCGACGACCAGGGCAGCCAGTACGATGAAATCGGCAACCTGCGCGACTGGTGGACCAAGGAAGACCACGAGAAATTTGCGGTCAAGACCAAGGCCCTGGTGGAGCAATACAATGCCTACAGCCCGGTCCCTGGCTACAAGGTCAACGGTGAACTGACCCTGGGCGAGAACATCGCCGACAACTCCGGCCTGGCGATCGCCTACAAGGCTTACCACCTGTCGCTGGACGGCAAGACGCCGCCGGTCATCGACGGCCTCACCGGTGACCAGCGCCTGTATCTGGGCTGGGGTCAGGTATGGCGCGGCAAGGTGCGCGATGCGCAAGCCATCGTCTACGTCAAGACCGACCCGCACTCGCCGCCACGCTTCCGCGGCAACGGCACACTAGGCAACCAGCCTGGCTTCTACAGCGCGTTTGACGTCAAGCCGGGCGACAAGATGTATCTGCCGCCTGAGCAACGCGTCATCATGTGGTAA
- a CDS encoding ABC transporter substrate-binding protein — MFSRLHLLSFLLPLVIGICSPLSSFAESGVTDQKILLGQSAAFSGPAAQLGIQMNAGAKAYFDSVNEQGGVFGRRIEIIKADDKYEADLAAANTKRLIEKDDVFALFGYVGTPTSNAALPIFTQAGVPFFAPVTGAQSLREPLNREVFNIRASYFDETEHLVEKLANVGIKSIAVFYQNDAYGRAGLEGVQRALKKMNLELVEAATVERNSTDVAPAVAKILPKRPAAVIQISAYASCAAYIKEMRKAGYNGQFYNVSFVGSQALADSLGKDGEGVVISQVVPFPWSSSSPVVGEYAKLMDKAGFKDVNFSSLEGFIAAKVFVEGLKRAGKDLTRAKLVKALESINNKNYNGGGFDINFSASNHSGSKFVDMTMITKDKKFLN, encoded by the coding sequence ATGTTTTCCCGACTTCATCTTTTGTCTTTCCTGTTGCCGCTTGTCATCGGCATCTGCAGCCCGCTTTCCAGCTTTGCCGAATCCGGCGTCACCGACCAGAAAATCCTGCTGGGACAGTCGGCAGCGTTTTCCGGTCCTGCCGCGCAGCTGGGCATCCAGATGAATGCCGGCGCCAAAGCCTACTTCGATTCGGTGAACGAGCAAGGCGGGGTGTTTGGACGGCGCATTGAAATCATCAAGGCAGACGACAAATACGAAGCCGACCTGGCCGCCGCCAACACCAAGCGCCTGATTGAGAAAGACGATGTGTTCGCCTTGTTCGGTTATGTCGGCACGCCGACCAGCAATGCGGCGCTGCCGATTTTCACCCAGGCCGGAGTACCGTTCTTTGCTCCGGTGACCGGCGCGCAATCGCTGCGCGAACCACTGAACCGTGAGGTCTTCAATATCCGCGCCAGCTATTTCGATGAGACCGAGCACCTGGTGGAAAAGCTGGCCAATGTCGGCATCAAGAGTATCGCTGTGTTTTACCAGAACGACGCCTATGGCCGCGCCGGACTGGAAGGCGTGCAGCGCGCCTTGAAAAAAATGAACCTGGAGCTGGTGGAGGCCGCCACCGTCGAGCGCAACAGCACCGACGTCGCGCCGGCGGTCGCCAAGATCCTGCCGAAACGTCCCGCCGCGGTGATCCAGATCAGTGCCTATGCTTCGTGCGCGGCCTACATCAAGGAAATGCGCAAGGCTGGCTACAACGGCCAGTTCTATAACGTCTCTTTCGTCGGCAGCCAGGCCCTGGCTGACTCCCTGGGCAAGGATGGCGAAGGCGTGGTGATTTCTCAGGTGGTGCCGTTCCCTTGGAGTTCCTCCAGCCCGGTGGTCGGCGAGTATGCCAAGCTGATGGACAAGGCCGGCTTCAAGGACGTCAACTTTTCCAGCCTGGAAGGCTTCATCGCCGCCAAGGTATTCGTCGAAGGCTTGAAGCGGGCGGGCAAGGACCTGACGCGCGCGAAACTGGTGAAGGCGCTGGAAAGCATCAACAACAAGAACTACAACGGCGGCGGCTTCGACATCAATTTCAGCGCCAGCAATCACAGCGGCTCGAAATTCGTCGACATGACCATGATCACCAAAGACAAGAAGTTCCTGAACTGA
- a CDS encoding polymer-forming cytoskeletal protein: MAYPALLLISVLLIMCLPFIPALQEWLRPTDVAPLPVRRNEINNLRYFADSFRLTIAAMPVIDLPKLRSIQTERTVSISDKLHVVHQRLDGNAGKGYPPATLKVLRQKNGIVIFIHDAWLPPDSHSQADLFAAADLLVGDGASLRACSAQGVITLGADTVVHRWIDAPCIHVGSNAAIDGRITALKELNFCAGSRFVRAGAPLMQFGDASTAAAPAPQAPSPRIRHVLDDGAQQSAALDQAGDYVVRGPYRIRPGSSVSGNIKTYGDLQLGEHSRIAGSLVSNKDIVLERGCSVLGPVISQNDIVIGPDCRIGTPEAATTVICRKLTIATGCTVHGVITTQDGATVMPAEISHGR; encoded by the coding sequence ATGGCTTATCCAGCGCTGCTGCTGATCAGCGTGCTGCTGATCATGTGCCTGCCGTTTATCCCGGCGCTGCAGGAATGGCTGCGCCCGACCGACGTTGCGCCCTTGCCGGTGCGGCGCAACGAGATCAACAACCTGCGCTATTTCGCCGACAGTTTCCGGCTCACCATTGCTGCCATGCCGGTCATCGACTTGCCGAAACTGCGAAGCATCCAGACCGAGCGCACCGTCAGCATCAGCGACAAGCTGCACGTGGTCCATCAGCGCCTGGACGGCAATGCCGGCAAGGGCTACCCGCCGGCAACCTTGAAAGTACTGCGGCAAAAGAACGGCATCGTCATCTTTATCCACGATGCCTGGCTGCCACCGGACAGCCACAGCCAGGCCGACCTGTTTGCCGCCGCCGACCTGCTGGTGGGCGACGGCGCCAGTCTGCGCGCCTGCTCGGCGCAGGGCGTCATCACGCTCGGCGCCGATACGGTAGTGCATCGCTGGATCGATGCGCCCTGCATCCATGTCGGCAGCAACGCTGCGATCGACGGCCGCATTACCGCCCTCAAGGAACTCAACTTCTGTGCCGGCAGCCGCTTTGTGCGCGCCGGTGCGCCGCTCATGCAATTCGGCGACGCCAGCACTGCCGCCGCGCCGGCGCCGCAAGCGCCTTCGCCGCGCATACGCCATGTGCTGGACGACGGCGCGCAGCAATCCGCGGCCCTCGACCAGGCGGGCGACTATGTGGTGCGCGGCCCCTACCGCATACGTCCCGGCAGCAGCGTGTCCGGCAACATCAAGACCTATGGCGACCTGCAGCTGGGAGAGCACAGCCGCATCGCCGGCAGCCTGGTCAGCAACAAGGACATCGTGCTGGAGCGGGGTTGTTCCGTGCTGGGTCCCGTGATCAGCCAGAACGATATCGTAATCGGCCCCGATTGCCGCATCGGCACGCCGGAGGCGGCAACCACCGTGATCTGCCGCAAGCTGACCATCGCCACAGGCTGCACGGTGCATGGCGTCATCACCACGCAAGACGGCGCCACGGTCATGCCGGCGGAGATCTCCCATGGCCGCTGA
- the modA gene encoding molybdate ABC transporter substrate-binding protein, translated as MLSLALLATALNPACAKEPLKVFAAGSLTGPFTVLARQFEADSGEPVQMVFGPAGLLLERIEQGEPADVFASANMAHPQQLAREGKAIPPLVFIHNSMCVLARPELSLTKENLLAKLLDPAIKIGTSTPKADPGGDYAWVLFANAGKVQPGARELLEGKAQQLVGGKNNPSVPAGQDAVKYFLEHKQVDTFIGYCSSRETTPDTRFTKVTLPRELAVAADFGLTVLHPRSGSHDTAYRFALFLLTPAAQQILVDYGFSR; from the coding sequence ATGTTGTCTCTTGCCCTGCTGGCGACGGCGCTCAATCCGGCTTGCGCCAAGGAGCCGCTCAAGGTGTTTGCCGCCGGCAGCCTGACCGGCCCGTTCACCGTGCTTGCCAGACAGTTCGAGGCCGACAGCGGCGAGCCGGTCCAGATGGTGTTCGGCCCCGCCGGGCTGCTGCTGGAGCGCATCGAGCAAGGCGAGCCTGCGGATGTGTTCGCCTCGGCCAACATGGCGCACCCGCAGCAGCTGGCGCGTGAAGGCAAGGCCATCCCGCCGCTGGTATTTATCCATAACAGCATGTGCGTACTGGCCCGTCCGGAGCTGAGCCTGACGAAGGAAAATCTTCTGGCCAAGCTGCTCGACCCTGCCATCAAGATCGGCACCTCGACGCCCAAGGCCGATCCCGGCGGCGACTACGCCTGGGTGCTGTTTGCCAATGCCGGCAAGGTCCAGCCCGGCGCGCGCGAACTGCTGGAGGGCAAGGCGCAGCAACTGGTAGGCGGCAAGAACAATCCATCGGTGCCGGCCGGCCAGGATGCCGTCAAGTACTTCCTCGAGCACAAGCAGGTCGATACCTTCATCGGCTACTGCAGTTCGCGCGAAACCACGCCGGACACACGCTTCACCAAGGTCACGCTGCCACGGGAGCTCGCCGTGGCGGCAGATTTCGGCCTGACCGTATTGCATCCCCGCAGCGGCTCGCATGATACGGCTTACCGCTTCGCCTTGTTCCTGCTGACGCCGGCAGCCCAGCAAATCCTTGTCGATTATGGCTTTTCCAGATAA